TTGCGGATCTTCTGGGCCAGATAGATGTCGCGCTCGTCGATGAGACGCTCCTTGATCTGGGGGAAGTTCTCGGCGAAGGCGCCCATGATGGCGGCCAGCTGGTCCTTCTTCTTCATGTCCTCGATGAGGGTCTTGTCCACGTCGTCATCGACGAAGATGCTGGTCAGCATCTGGGTCAGGAGCTGGCACTTTTTCCAGAAGCCCAGGAACCCCCAGACCCGCTTCAAGGTGACCTGCACGTCGCGGTCGGCCAGGACCAGGATCGCCCCGGTCTCCTCGGCCAGACGCACGCCCTCCATCATCTCGGCGCCGGGCTGCACGCCCAGCTTGTCGCCGATCTTGCGGTAGAAGGCCTGCAGCACGAGCTGGATCATCAGGAAGACGGCCTTGCCTTCCTTGATGACCTTGTAGATATCCATGCGCTTCCAGTCGTCGCGGCGGGTCATGGCCTGATGGCGGGCCGGGCAGAGTTCGACGCAGATGGAATCGGGCCGGACGATCTCCACCGTCCGCCGCACATCCTCGACGCTTTCCTGGGAAACGTGGGCCGTGCCGACGAGGAAGAAGCGCTTTCCCCCCTCCTCGACCACGGTCACGCTTTCGGGCAGATTTTCAAATTCCACGGAATACCTCATGGGCCAAGCCCCGGACAACGTCCCGGCCAGAGCCCTGTTGCGTGATCAGGATGGGTTCCGTTATCCGGCAGTCCGGGGGAATGCAAGCCCGCCGGGGGCCCGTTGCAGGTCCGCAACATTTTTCCTTGTCAAATCGCGCACCCTGAAGCATGCGGTCACATGCAGCACCCGGAGAAGACATGACCACGAGCGATTTCGACCGGCGCATGGAGCGCGCCCCCTACTCGACCATCTGGAACCTGGCCTGGCCCCAGGTGGTCATGATGTTCTTCCACTTCCTCATCGGCTTCGTGGACGTCTGGGTGGCCGGCCGCATCGGCCGCGAGACCCAGGCCTGCATGGGCGTCATGAGCCAGGCCATGTTCTTCTTCATGGTCGTGGCCATCGCCCTGGCCAACGGCAGCGTGGCCGCCATCAGCCAGAGCTCCGGAGCCGGGCTGCCGCGGCGCATCCAGCGCTTCGTCGGCCTGGGCGTGGGC
This window of the Desulfomicrobium escambiense DSM 10707 genome carries:
- a CDS encoding TraB/GumN family protein, with protein sequence MEFENLPESVTVVEEGGKRFFLVGTAHVSQESVEDVRRTVEIVRPDSICVELCPARHQAMTRRDDWKRMDIYKVIKEGKAVFLMIQLVLQAFYRKIGDKLGVQPGAEMMEGVRLAEETGAILVLADRDVQVTLKRVWGFLGFWKKCQLLTQMLTSIFVDDDVDKTLIEDMKKKDQLAAIMGAFAENFPQIKERLIDERDIYLAQKIRKAPGENVVAVVGAGHVPGMQLHFGHDVDLAPLEELPPPSRWGVFWKWGLPGFFVALLVIGFFRGGADTSVDALSIWVLVTGVGAALGSLAALGHPLTILSSFLAAPVTTLHPLIAAGWVAGLVQAWVKKPTVSDLEELPSSVMTVRGFWANPVSRILLVVIFANLGATIGVFISGSLIAARVF